TGTCTTTCCGCTCGCGGTTCCGGCCTTGCGGGAACGCACTCAGGATCTCCCCCTGCTCGCAGCCGCCTTCCAAGAACGCTTCTCACGCAGGATGGGATGCAAGTCGGAGGCATTGCACCCGGAAGAGCTTCGGCGTCTTGCTGCATACCCTTGGCCCGGCAACATTCGCGAGCTTCAGAATGTGATCGAACGCGCTATCATCCTCGCGCCTGGAACGCATCCCGATCTTGTAAAGGCACTGCCCGGGCAATGTTGCGTGGAGGCACCGCGCAGGGATGAAACGAAAGATGAAAACCGGGTTCTAACAGCTTCTGAGATCGAAGAAATCGAGCGCAGCAATCTCCAGCGCGCGCTGGATGTCGCCAGCGGAAAAGTATCCGGTCCCAAGGGTGCTGCTGCTCTGCTCAACATCCCACCTTCGACCTTCACGTCCCGGATGAAAGCACTGGGCGTTGAACGTCAGCAAGAGTCTCGAAATCCCGTGAGCCCGGCCCGCGGGATTTCGTGAGACGCGAAATCTCGCGATGGGAGGCCTTCCCATCAAAACAGCCTGTTCCACTCAAACCGAATAAGTTACACCTTCGCTCACGTTTGGCACAAGCCAAGCAAATGGTGATTCGCCTCCGCACTTCCAACCCGCGGACCAAACCAAGAAACACCATGAAGACGAACAGCAAGCACATCAACGGCATCGATACCGAAGCCCTCGGCAATGCGGCCCAAGCGATCGCGAACGATGCATCCCAAGGCCAGACCAAATGGCTCGTTTCCTCACACTGGAAAGGCGGCACCCGTTCGGATGCGAAGGTGAGTGAATACCACCTCGCCGGACAACGCATCGCGAGGAACTTCACCATCTCCATCGACGAACCGCTCGAACTCTGCGGAGCCAACCAATACGCGAATCCGCAGGAGTATCTGCTCGCAGCACTGAATGCCTGCATGATCGTGGGCTATACCGCCCTATGCTCGCTGCAAGGGATCACGATCGACGAACTGGTGATCGAAACCGAAGGCGACATCGACCTTCGCGGCTTCCTCGGACTCGATCCCACGGTGAAGCCCGGCTACGATGGTCTGCGCTATACGGTCCATCTCAAGGGCAGTGGAACTACGGAGCAGTTTGAGGAGATCCATCGCAAGGTCATGGCCACCTCTCCGAACTACTTCAACATCGCCAACGCCATCCCCCTCCAATCGCAGCTTGTGATCGGCTCCCTCGCCGAAAAGCACGCTGCTTGATTTTCCAGATCCGCCGGCGTGTCCGGAGACGAACACGCCGGCCCTCCCATCCTCCTTCCTCTCATGAAATCCAAACTCCACCGGTGGACTGGCATCTCCGCGGAGACCCTACTCGTCATCCTGACGGTCCTTCTGCTCCTGACTCTCGTGGCCCGCGGAGACGGGAGCCACGCTTTCCCCACCCCGGACCTGGCCGGGCACCCGTGAGCTAACTCACACACCCATGGGAACTTCGCGGGGATGGCCAGAATGAACCTTGGCAAAACCTCCGGGCTCGGGGATAGATAGTCATTCTCAAATGAGCCTCAACTATCTCCCTGTTTCCGCCGACCTGGAGTTCGACTGCACGAACTATGAGACCATCTCGCAGTATTTGATGCAGGCGATCGAGGCAACCTTGGCGATGGGTAATCCCCACCCGTGGTCCGGTTACCTCGGCGTCACCAAGGCCGAAGTGGTGGTCGGAATCTGCGCCTTCAAAACCCCGCCGAATG
This portion of the Luteolibacter luteus genome encodes:
- a CDS encoding OsmC family protein — translated: MKTNSKHINGIDTEALGNAAQAIANDASQGQTKWLVSSHWKGGTRSDAKVSEYHLAGQRIARNFTISIDEPLELCGANQYANPQEYLLAALNACMIVGYTALCSLQGITIDELVIETEGDIDLRGFLGLDPTVKPGYDGLRYTVHLKGSGTTEQFEEIHRKVMATSPNYFNIANAIPLQSQLVIGSLAEKHAA